A window of Eubacterium sp. 1001713B170207_170306_E7 contains these coding sequences:
- a CDS encoding trimethylamine methyltransferase family protein codes for MKLRYSFSEKEECQQIHEYSLDILENTGIVVHSEKARSTFKRNGAKLEGKKVYLPPKIVEDRLVDVPSSFTFNTPGHRVTVGGGTTCTMPPYGATYAKKNNISHLAGREDFINFTKLSQESGQMSMACPYVLEPMDVPIDFRENYKMAMCLKYSDKPTFSMTQDGRSARESIRFAQKFWDCQDSHLLIGNINISAPLIMGEGTADVILVHGEENQPLMVACGSGLSGLTAPPLPTSNFLISNAAVLAGIVLAQMVRPGLPIVYGFPLFGVNPFNADASPGEPTTALFTMAAAEMGRFYEIPTRSGGVFTDSRYLDYQSGAESFMNLFSCLFSGVDCIMHAFGMEDALNTINYNKYILDEALYDTVTHYLNGFEVNAVTLMKDAIKETGCTDNYINMSNLRLIRKHYHPYPFKNTESEHTILEASDAIVHERLENYTAPPLTQAQQKLIEGCLPREFID; via the coding sequence ATGAAACTACGCTATTCATTTTCTGAAAAAGAAGAATGCCAGCAAATTCATGAGTATTCTCTGGACATTTTGGAAAATACAGGTATTGTTGTTCATTCTGAAAAAGCAAGAAGCACCTTTAAGAGAAACGGCGCAAAGCTCGAAGGCAAAAAAGTCTATCTCCCGCCTAAAATAGTGGAAGACCGTCTTGTCGACGTGCCCTCCTCCTTTACCTTTAATACGCCCGGACACCGTGTAACGGTGGGCGGCGGCACGACCTGCACCATGCCGCCCTACGGTGCGACCTATGCAAAGAAGAATAACATCAGCCATCTGGCCGGACGCGAGGATTTTATCAATTTCACAAAGCTCAGCCAGGAAAGCGGGCAGATGAGCATGGCCTGCCCCTATGTGCTTGAGCCCATGGATGTTCCCATCGACTTCAGAGAAAATTACAAAATGGCCATGTGCCTGAAATACTCCGACAAGCCTACCTTTTCCATGACCCAGGACGGCCGGTCAGCCCGGGAGAGTATTCGTTTCGCGCAGAAATTCTGGGACTGTCAGGACAGCCATCTGCTCATCGGAAACATCAACATCTCGGCGCCGCTGATCATGGGCGAGGGCACCGCGGACGTCATTCTGGTGCACGGCGAGGAAAACCAGCCTCTGATGGTGGCCTGCGGCAGCGGCCTGAGCGGCCTGACCGCGCCGCCGCTGCCCACGTCCAACTTTCTGATCAGCAACGCCGCTGTGCTGGCCGGTATTGTGCTGGCCCAGATGGTGCGGCCCGGGCTCCCCATCGTCTACGGCTTTCCGCTTTTTGGCGTCAATCCCTTTAACGCAGACGCCTCACCCGGCGAGCCGACCACTGCGCTCTTCACCATGGCCGCGGCAGAAATGGGCCGGTTCTACGAGATTCCCACCCGGTCCGGCGGGGTCTTTACCGATTCCAGATATCTGGATTACCAGAGCGGCGCCGAGAGCTTCATGAATCTTTTTTCCTGTCTGTTTTCAGGCGTCGACTGCATCATGCACGCCTTTGGCATGGAGGACGCGCTCAACACCATCAACTACAATAAGTACATTCTGGACGAGGCCTTATACGATACGGTGACGCATTACCTGAACGGCTTTGAGGTCAACGCCGTCACCCTGATGAAAGACGCCATCAAGGAGACAGGGTGCACCGATAATTATATCAATATGAGCAACCTGCGCCTTATCCGGAAGCATTACCATCCCTATCCCTTTAAGAACACGGAAAGTGAACACACCATTTTAGAAGCCAGCGACGCCATTGTCCATGAACGGCTTGAAAATTATACCGCGCCGCCGCTGACACAGGCCCAGCAAAAGCTCATTGAAGGCTGCCTGCCCAGAGAATTCATTGATTAA
- a CDS encoding GntR family transcriptional regulator → MKVKIYDQIINDIMDDIHYGNLKPGEKLPTYAELAKKYNTSIVTVRKSISSLINKGYLSAVERVGTFVRECEKEQYLISFAPQANINEEITEISVEDISLSLIKMREIRQEMKAVELRQILYSDTLPICYIITALLLNGRYNPESMADMTEKNLLTINKILDGFEIKKVLEITMDTPNRFIQNKLLVDKNDPVFCFTTYYYTMKDEPVGKSVLYASGENIDLYGKSFVK, encoded by the coding sequence ATGAAAGTAAAAATATACGACCAGATCATCAACGATATCATGGATGACATCCACTACGGCAACCTGAAGCCCGGAGAAAAGCTCCCCACCTATGCCGAGCTGGCTAAAAAGTACAACACCAGCATCGTCACTGTCCGCAAGAGCATTTCTTCCTTAATCAATAAGGGCTATCTGAGCGCTGTGGAGCGGGTAGGGACCTTTGTGCGGGAATGCGAAAAGGAGCAGTACCTTATCAGCTTTGCCCCACAGGCCAACATTAACGAGGAGATCACCGAGATCAGCGTTGAGGATATCAGCCTGTCCCTCATAAAAATGCGGGAGATCCGACAGGAAATGAAAGCCGTGGAGCTGCGCCAGATTCTGTATTCCGACACTCTCCCGATCTGCTATATCATTACCGCGCTGCTTTTAAACGGACGCTATAACCCGGAGAGCATGGCAGATATGACCGAGAAGAACCTCCTGACCATCAACAAAATCCTCGATGGCTTCGAGATCAAAAAAGTCCTTGAGATCACCATGGATACGCCGAACCGCTTTATCCAGAACAAGCTGCTGGTGGATAAGAACGACCCGGTATTTTGTTTTACCACCTATTATTACACCATGAAGGACGAGCCCGTCGGCAAAAGCGTGCTCTACGCATCCGGAGAAAATATCGACCTCTATGGGAAGTCCTTTGTGAAATAA
- a CDS encoding SLC13 family permease produces the protein MNDTAPSKMDRKTLVMWIFVVAAPIIVMLIPVQGIFTPQLRTFSAITLTAILLFAFNILPNFVVAIILPVSYILLGVAAANVALAAWFSNIPWMFMGGFLLANVLERVGLLNRIAYWSIIKTGGTYSGILWGLAVVGVILNLIAPGQAYIPMAALCFGICKALNFEKSRESAGIMMGGFFASWFPTFFLYNPTFAIIPSLGKEIAPVHITWIQYFLNNLPFVLWLVLCIFMVIKLCKPKTIINIKDYAKDEYAKLGKVTKDEKKSLIVVAILFIFLLTSDFHKIDVGWGFALIPLLFFFPGINVGKPVDIGKINFTMIIFTTACLSIGYAANSLGVGQIMANAVLPMLQGKNAFFVIGAVWVVCIITKIFLTPLATYATLTVPLTQIAISLGISPLVIYYTINVATTEILFPYQWALVLIFMGYNLTSGKDFTRIWGTKMVLSFVFVLAIAVPYWMLIGLI, from the coding sequence ATGAACGATACTGCTCCATCGAAAATGGATCGTAAAACTTTAGTCATGTGGATCTTCGTTGTTGCGGCACCCATTATTGTTATGTTGATACCAGTACAAGGGATCTTTACGCCTCAGCTCCGTACTTTTTCAGCAATTACCCTTACCGCTATTCTGCTTTTCGCCTTCAACATCTTGCCCAACTTTGTTGTGGCCATTATCCTGCCTGTTTCCTACATTCTTCTCGGTGTCGCCGCAGCAAATGTAGCCCTTGCAGCATGGTTCAGCAATATCCCATGGATGTTCATGGGTGGTTTCTTGCTTGCCAATGTTCTGGAACGGGTAGGCCTGCTGAATCGTATAGCCTATTGGAGTATTATTAAAACTGGCGGGACATACAGCGGTATCCTTTGGGGGCTTGCCGTTGTTGGCGTTATTTTAAATCTAATTGCTCCAGGTCAGGCATATATCCCTATGGCCGCCCTTTGCTTTGGCATCTGCAAAGCGCTTAATTTTGAAAAATCAAGGGAAAGCGCCGGCATTATGATGGGAGGGTTCTTTGCCTCATGGTTTCCAACCTTCTTTCTCTATAATCCGACCTTTGCCATCATCCCATCTCTTGGAAAAGAAATTGCTCCAGTCCATATTACCTGGATTCAATACTTTTTAAACAACCTTCCTTTTGTTCTCTGGCTGGTTCTGTGTATCTTTATGGTGATTAAGCTCTGTAAACCTAAAACAATCATCAATATCAAGGATTATGCAAAAGATGAATATGCAAAACTTGGAAAAGTAACCAAGGATGAAAAAAAATCACTTATTGTCGTTGCGATTCTTTTTATCTTTCTCCTGACCAGTGATTTTCATAAGATTGACGTCGGGTGGGGATTTGCTCTCATCCCATTATTGTTTTTCTTCCCTGGTATTAATGTAGGTAAACCCGTGGATATTGGAAAGATCAATTTCACAATGATTATTTTCACCACAGCCTGCCTTTCTATCGGATATGCGGCCAATTCTCTCGGCGTAGGCCAGATTATGGCCAATGCTGTCCTTCCAATGCTGCAGGGTAAAAATGCCTTTTTCGTCATTGGCGCCGTTTGGGTTGTCTGCATTATCACTAAGATTTTTTTGACACCACTTGCAACTTATGCAACACTTACCGTTCCCCTGACACAAATCGCCATCAGTCTCGGGATTAGTCCATTGGTTATTTATTATACAATAAATGTCGCCACCACCGAAATCCTGTTCCCCTATCAATGGGCCCTTGTCCTTATTTTCATGGGCTATAATCTGACCAGTGGCAAAGACTTTACCAGAATTTGGGGAACGAAGATGGTTTTGAGCTTTGTCTTTGTCCTTGCTATTGCTGTTCCTTACTGGATGCTCATTGGTTTAATTTAG
- a CDS encoding GntR family transcriptional regulator: MCDKIKNKIKQRIYLPDTPLPPENTLAEEFKVSRITIRNALRNLIEEGYVYTIPGKGNYVLAKTNDKFVLSLKPENILKEPYNRVELLGSEIIKPTIELVYHLRVAPDSRIVLINWLLFKDDLPVIYDNQFIPYFPGISPWNDDFEYNSFSEIVNQRNHLYITQERIHIEAVGCDAQAAEKLNIPEDTPVMQVTQNLMDNDDPLGMRKLYIRKECCKLTGITYLP; encoded by the coding sequence ATCTGCGATAAAATAAAAAACAAAATCAAGCAGCGCATTTATCTGCCCGATACGCCGCTGCCGCCGGAGAACACCCTGGCCGAGGAGTTTAAGGTCAGCCGGATCACCATCCGCAACGCCCTGCGCAACCTCATCGAGGAGGGCTATGTGTACACCATTCCCGGCAAGGGCAACTATGTGCTGGCAAAAACCAACGACAAGTTTGTCCTCTCCCTGAAGCCCGAGAATATTTTAAAGGAGCCCTACAACCGCGTGGAGCTGCTGGGCTCAGAGATTATCAAGCCCACCATTGAGCTCGTCTATCATCTGCGGGTCGCGCCCGATTCCCGCATTGTGCTCATCAACTGGCTTTTGTTCAAGGACGATCTGCCCGTCATTTACGACAACCAGTTTATCCCTTATTTTCCCGGCATTTCACCCTGGAACGACGATTTTGAGTACAACAGCTTCAGCGAAATCGTCAACCAGCGCAATCATCTCTATATCACCCAGGAACGTATCCACATTGAGGCTGTGGGCTGTGATGCCCAGGCCGCGGAAAAGCTCAACATCCCCGAGGACACGCCCGTCATGCAGGTTACCCAAAACCTCATGGATAACGACGATCCCCTGGGCATGCGCAAGCTCTATATAAGAAAAGAATGCTGTAAACTGACCGGCATTACCTATCTTCCCTAA
- a CDS encoding BCCT family transporter codes for MKKIFESVDKTIFLVAGSITLLLAIVSIVFTEQVASIFSGIFNFFTNTLGFAYIGFALFVIVACLFVSFSKYGKIRLGGDDEKPEYSNISWFSMIFAAGMGIGLVFWSVAEPMNHFMVPPFADPQTPQAAVQSLQYTFLHWGVHPWALYAAVALPMAYFHFRKGLPLLVSSSFYPFLGDKALKGGFSKGIDTFTVILILIGVATSFGLGALQIQSGLEFVFHLSGGTLLAVIIVIICTVLFVISSTAGIDRGMKLLSNTNTVIVFAVMLFVLLAGPTLYIFNITLESVGDYIFNFVPMSFFTDANGLVAAHTGENWIGNWTVFYWAWWITWTPFVGSFIAKISKGRSIREFVLAILGVPTVMSCIWFGIMGGTGLSMELTNPGSVVQNGVVDTNSSVFQMLSNLPFSSIISVLVMLSLLVFFLTSADAGVQVVSTMSSRGRENSQKLIKVIWGVILGLLAIMFIVTGGLSAVQSLSFAFSFPFLIIICVMMAGFFKYLKKEELKK; via the coding sequence ATGAAAAAAATATTTGAGTCTGTAGATAAAACAATTTTTTTGGTAGCCGGAAGTATCACATTGTTACTTGCCATTGTCAGCATTGTTTTTACAGAACAGGTCGCAAGCATATTTTCTGGTATTTTTAATTTTTTTACTAACACATTGGGCTTTGCCTATATTGGCTTTGCACTCTTTGTAATTGTCGCCTGCCTGTTCGTCTCGTTCAGCAAATATGGAAAAATCCGGCTTGGCGGAGATGATGAAAAGCCTGAGTACAGCAATATCAGCTGGTTTTCGATGATTTTTGCGGCCGGTATGGGTATCGGCCTGGTATTCTGGAGTGTGGCGGAGCCCATGAACCATTTTATGGTGCCGCCCTTTGCGGATCCGCAGACGCCTCAGGCGGCTGTGCAGTCGCTCCAGTATACTTTTCTGCACTGGGGCGTGCATCCCTGGGCGTTATACGCGGCCGTTGCACTGCCCATGGCCTACTTTCATTTCAGAAAGGGCCTGCCCCTGCTGGTCAGCTCATCCTTTTATCCATTCCTTGGCGATAAGGCGCTGAAAGGTGGGTTTTCAAAGGGCATTGATACCTTTACGGTTATTTTGATTCTGATCGGTGTGGCGACCTCCTTTGGACTGGGGGCGCTGCAGATCCAGAGCGGCCTGGAATTTGTTTTCCATCTTTCGGGCGGTACGCTGCTGGCGGTAATTATTGTCATTATCTGTACGGTTTTGTTTGTGATTTCTTCGACGGCAGGTATCGACCGGGGAATGAAGCTGCTGAGCAATACCAACACGGTTATTGTGTTTGCGGTCATGCTGTTTGTCCTTTTGGCAGGACCTACACTGTATATTTTTAATATTACACTGGAGAGTGTAGGCGATTATATCTTTAACTTTGTGCCCATGAGCTTTTTCACAGACGCCAACGGTCTGGTGGCAGCACATACGGGCGAAAACTGGATTGGTAACTGGACGGTCTTTTACTGGGCCTGGTGGATTACCTGGACACCCTTTGTGGGCAGCTTTATCGCTAAGATTTCAAAAGGACGCAGCATACGGGAATTTGTGCTCGCCATTCTGGGCGTGCCGACGGTCATGAGCTGTATCTGGTTTGGTATTATGGGCGGCACCGGTCTGAGCATGGAGCTCACAAATCCTGGAAGCGTGGTTCAGAACGGCGTTGTGGACACCAACAGCTCGGTATTTCAGATGCTCAGCAATCTGCCGTTTTCCAGTATTATTTCTGTCCTTGTCATGCTGTCGCTGCTGGTCTTTTTCCTGACCTCGGCAGACGCCGGAGTACAGGTGGTGAGCACCATGAGCTCAAGAGGCAGAGAAAATTCTCAGAAGCTGATCAAGGTCATCTGGGGTGTGATCCTGGGTCTGCTGGCCATTATGTTTATTGTGACTGGAGGGCTCTCAGCAGTGCAGTCATTGTCCTTTGCGTTCAGCTTCCCGTTTTTGATTATTATCTGCGTGATGATGGCCGGATTTTTCAAGTACCTTAAGAAAGAGGAGTTGAAAAAGTAA
- a CDS encoding cobalamin-dependent protein (Presence of a B(12) (cobalamin)-binding domain implies dependence on cobalamin itself, in one of its several forms, or in some unusual lineages, dependence on a cobalamin-like analog.) — MLESIVTAVKKLEEKKVIKLVRYAVKEGASQMQIIESVQAGLDEVGKYFETGRYGVTDLMMAGIIFEEILKLDCLKLEKENPEEAIGTILLCTIECDLHDIGKSIFKSAALMSGFKVIDLGIDISPEKIVAETKKSHPDVIAISSIMANGVKYMKETNELLVKENLRDEVKIILGGLSTHKDAVAYVGADAFTKDVYEGVNLCREWMEGGVSHKL; from the coding sequence TTGCTAGAATCCATCGTAACCGCTGTTAAAAAGCTCGAAGAAAAAAAGGTCATCAAGCTGGTACGCTACGCCGTAAAGGAGGGTGCCTCCCAGATGCAGATCATCGAATCCGTCCAGGCCGGTCTGGACGAGGTAGGCAAATATTTTGAGACCGGCCGCTACGGCGTCACCGACCTCATGATGGCTGGCATTATCTTTGAGGAAATCCTGAAGCTCGACTGCCTGAAGCTCGAGAAGGAAAACCCCGAGGAGGCCATCGGCACCATTCTGCTGTGCACCATCGAATGCGACCTCCACGACATTGGCAAATCCATTTTTAAAAGCGCGGCGCTGATGTCCGGCTTTAAGGTCATCGACCTGGGCATTGACATCTCACCGGAAAAAATCGTGGCGGAAACCAAAAAATCCCATCCCGACGTCATTGCCATCAGCTCGATCATGGCCAACGGCGTAAAATACATGAAAGAGACCAACGAGCTTCTGGTAAAGGAAAACCTGCGGGATGAGGTAAAGATCATCCTCGGCGGCCTGTCAACCCACAAGGACGCTGTGGCGTATGTGGGCGCCGACGCTTTTACCAAGGATGTTTACGAGGGCGTAAACCTCTGCCGGGAATGGATGGAAGGGGGCGTTTCCCATAAGCTATAA
- a CDS encoding class I SAM-dependent methyltransferase, protein MNREIIIGDWKMPECDTEASMNMWDARAHEFAKQKSAEDSDWVAALVKRHGMLPEDGAFLDVGCGAGKYTVYFARKCAEACGTDFSEEMVKSAGQRARESGVDNAFFSQDNWHTLELAQKGWQGKFDFVLANMTPAIQSAETFEKLSEASCGWCLYIHPVLRTGSVADRLKKKIFGKKPDARYPQLQYAFNLLWEKGLFPAVEYREHNWIRSFELDKAIDIFKNDLRSKRALTSDEEAAIEKYLIEHAVNGIVEEEVRTTQFALYWEV, encoded by the coding sequence ATGAACCGAGAAATCATCATCGGCGACTGGAAAATGCCGGAATGCGATACAGAAGCGTCCATGAACATGTGGGACGCAAGGGCCCATGAGTTTGCGAAGCAGAAAAGCGCAGAGGACAGCGACTGGGTGGCGGCTCTGGTTAAACGGCATGGCATGCTGCCAGAGGACGGCGCCTTTTTGGATGTGGGCTGCGGCGCGGGAAAATATACAGTCTATTTTGCAAGAAAATGCGCTGAGGCCTGCGGCACTGATTTTTCAGAGGAAATGGTTAAGAGCGCCGGGCAGCGGGCCAGAGAATCCGGCGTGGACAACGCCTTTTTCTCCCAGGATAACTGGCACACGCTGGAGCTGGCCCAAAAAGGCTGGCAGGGCAAGTTTGACTTTGTGCTGGCCAACATGACCCCGGCCATCCAGTCGGCAGAGACCTTTGAAAAGCTGAGCGAAGCCAGCTGTGGCTGGTGCCTTTACATTCATCCGGTTTTGAGAACCGGCTCGGTGGCAGACCGGCTTAAAAAGAAGATTTTCGGCAAGAAGCCAGATGCCCGATATCCCCAGCTTCAGTATGCCTTTAACCTGCTCTGGGAAAAGGGCCTCTTTCCCGCTGTGGAATACCGGGAACACAACTGGATTCGCAGCTTTGAGCTGGACAAAGCCATTGATATTTTCAAGAATGACCTGAGAAGCAAGAGAGCCCTGACCAGCGATGAGGAAGCCGCCATCGAAAAATACCTGATCGAGCACGCGGTCAACGGCATTGTGGAGGAAGAGGTAAGGACAACACAGTTTGCTTTGTATTGGGAGGTATAA
- a CDS encoding trimethylamine methyltransferase family protein, whose protein sequence is MYVNRRFYDKYVSTRDVELLHEYSLRVLKEVGVSFDCPEALEIFKKHGATVEGSIVKIDEDLLNKALETAPKTFTIYTAAGETKIGERYKPKTVGCYGPPKFLFEDDEYRVAQKDDMVKFLKLMDTSEVTDFVNNSAYDTPDLDKTKEDFYLPQVAMCLKYSQKPTYGNVANSMNVRGKSLKQEAKDIANLYKEFYDIWDRPVLLTNTCALSPLGYSYEVLDNIMGLVEEGQPVTIITCSMTNLTAPAALLGSVIQNNATILAGIILTQLINPGNPVIYGTVSTATDMRSVACSIGAPEAQLIQMASLALGRYYQLPVRTGIAGTDSLKPDYQAGVESFMILMTTYLGKSDFVLNHAGILQSYALGSYEKFVLDEEVNRILLRLNKGIDISDVKAEKVFDAIKKAGPLGNYLSGRTPKEYRQEHWITKLFNRQAGNPQPIFDEIGDLRERASKEVEERVAGYTLPDLTKTQKDILNRYLPEDEKF, encoded by the coding sequence ATGTACGTTAACAGAAGATTTTATGACAAATATGTTTCTACCAGAGATGTTGAATTATTACACGAATATTCGCTGCGCGTTTTGAAGGAAGTAGGGGTTTCCTTCGATTGTCCAGAAGCACTGGAAATCTTTAAAAAACACGGCGCAACCGTTGAAGGCAGTATTGTAAAGATTGATGAAGATCTTTTGAACAAAGCCCTTGAAACCGCACCAAAAACCTTTACGATTTATACCGCGGCCGGCGAAACCAAAATCGGCGAACGCTATAAACCAAAAACTGTCGGATGCTACGGTCCGCCGAAATTCTTATTTGAAGACGATGAATACCGCGTTGCACAAAAAGACGATATGGTTAAATTCCTGAAATTAATGGATACCAGCGAAGTCACTGACTTTGTCAACAACTCCGCTTACGACACACCGGATCTGGACAAGACCAAGGAAGATTTCTATCTGCCGCAGGTCGCCATGTGCCTGAAATACTCCCAGAAGCCAACCTACGGCAATGTGGCCAACAGCATGAACGTCCGGGGCAAAAGCTTAAAACAGGAAGCCAAGGACATCGCAAATCTTTATAAAGAATTCTACGACATCTGGGACCGCCCGGTGCTCTTAACCAACACCTGCGCACTGTCACCGCTTGGCTATTCCTATGAAGTTCTTGACAACATCATGGGTCTGGTTGAAGAAGGACAGCCGGTTACCATCATTACCTGCTCCATGACCAACCTGACCGCTCCGGCCGCTCTGCTCGGTTCTGTTATCCAGAACAACGCTACCATTCTGGCCGGCATCATCTTAACCCAGCTGATCAATCCTGGCAACCCTGTTATCTACGGAACCGTTTCTACGGCTACCGATATGCGCAGTGTCGCCTGCTCCATCGGCGCACCAGAAGCCCAGCTGATCCAGATGGCCTCTCTGGCCCTTGGCCGCTACTACCAGCTGCCTGTAAGAACCGGTATCGCCGGTACCGACTCCTTGAAACCAGACTACCAGGCTGGCGTTGAAAGCTTCATGATCCTTATGACCACTTATCTCGGAAAATCCGACTTTGTCCTGAACCATGCCGGTATCCTCCAGTCCTACGCGCTGGGCAGCTACGAAAAATTTGTTCTCGACGAAGAAGTCAACCGTATCTTACTGCGTCTCAACAAAGGCATCGACATCTCCGATGTCAAGGCTGAAAAAGTATTTGACGCCATCAAGAAGGCCGGTCCTCTGGGCAACTACCTGTCCGGCAGAACGCCGAAGGAATACCGCCAGGAACATTGGATAACCAAGCTCTTTAACCGCCAGGCCGGCAATCCGCAGCCGATCTTCGATGAAATCGGCGATCTCCGCGAACGTGCCAGCAAAGAAGTTGAAGAACGTGTCGCAGGCTATACATTACCTGACTTAACCAAGACTCAGAAGGATATCCTGAACCGCTATCTGCCTGAAGACGAAAAATTTTAA
- a CDS encoding MFS transporter, with protein sequence MELDKKKRNIVLVVLSMIAGIAYLTPLIRFSFYDQMIAALNITDVQLGTIAGVYGLFNVIGYVPSGILAEKFNTKKLLILSCGAMCLITLWYSSFPGYTALIIIHALYGVFSVGTFWSPYLKAIRNLGSENEQGRLFGISEGLRGIGQTAVAFLCLWAMGLFATQAAGFRAVLLINAAAFALLTVLVVVLVPDFDKGKKEQNAKAEKKESMWKAFGMSSTWLCIFVIMCGYTLWNTANGYMGTYCTRVLNISPELSSTLSIIRSYIIVFVAGVSGGIIMDKFSYKGKGMFWTFLATGICVLAILFTSKIVAVCVVITVILAYLVNVLKSTYWSILGEAGVPLAMTGIATGIISFIALTPDIFVAPIISRFLAYGEAGGNVELGFNMMLIWMVVWAVLGVVSAILLKRRGVKTKQLEQAQPAENV encoded by the coding sequence ATGGAATTAGATAAAAAGAAAAGAAATATTGTGCTTGTTGTTCTGAGTATGATCGCGGGGATCGCTTACCTGACGCCGCTGATCCGTTTTTCCTTTTATGATCAGATGATCGCAGCTTTGAACATTACCGATGTGCAGCTGGGGACCATCGCCGGAGTTTACGGACTCTTCAATGTTATCGGCTATGTGCCCAGCGGGATTCTGGCTGAAAAGTTCAACACGAAAAAGCTGCTGATCCTGTCCTGCGGGGCCATGTGCCTGATCACGCTGTGGTATTCAAGCTTTCCGGGCTACACCGCGCTGATCATCATTCACGCCCTTTACGGTGTCTTTAGTGTCGGGACCTTCTGGTCGCCTTACCTCAAGGCCATCCGAAACCTGGGCAGTGAAAATGAACAGGGACGTCTTTTCGGGATCAGTGAAGGGCTGCGCGGCATCGGACAGACTGCGGTCGCCTTCCTCTGCCTATGGGCCATGGGGCTTTTCGCCACTCAGGCGGCTGGCTTCAGAGCGGTCCTCTTAATCAACGCGGCGGCCTTTGCCCTGCTGACTGTTTTAGTGGTCGTTCTGGTACCGGATTTTGATAAGGGCAAAAAAGAACAGAACGCCAAGGCGGAAAAAAAGGAAAGCATGTGGAAAGCCTTTGGCATGTCCTCCACCTGGCTGTGTATTTTTGTGATCATGTGCGGCTATACCCTGTGGAACACCGCCAACGGCTACATGGGCACTTACTGTACCCGTGTACTGAACATTTCACCGGAGCTATCAAGTACCCTGTCCATTATCCGGAGCTATATCATCGTCTTTGTGGCCGGGGTTTCCGGCGGGATCATCATGGACAAGTTCAGCTATAAGGGCAAAGGCATGTTCTGGACCTTCCTGGCCACAGGCATCTGTGTGCTGGCGATTCTGTTTACCTCAAAGATCGTGGCGGTCTGTGTGGTCATCACCGTTATTCTGGCTTATCTGGTCAACGTGCTGAAATCCACCTACTGGTCTATCCTGGGTGAAGCAGGTGTGCCTTTGGCCATGACCGGTATCGCGACTGGGATTATCTCCTTTATCGCCCTGACGCCGGATATCTTTGTAGCGCCGATCATCAGCCGTTTCCTGGCCTATGGCGAAGCGGGCGGCAATGTAGAGCTGGGCTTTAACATGATGCTGATCTGGATGGTGGTCTGGGCAGTGCTCGGTGTGGTTTCCGCCATTTTACTCAAGAGACGCGGTGTTAAGACCAAACAGCTTGAGCAGGCACAGCCGGCAGAAAACGTGTAA
- a CDS encoding epoxyqueuosine reductase yields the protein MNEKIIRLITEYTKAYPGVRHTETAWREPVIGFADADDPLFAELKNIIGPNHALPSDIVPGAKSVIVFFLPFAKDIVKSNIPEEESSRAWDYAYIETNQLINDLSQYLFDAITGMGYQASLLPPTYNYDAEKLVSDWSHRSVAYIAGIGKFGINNMFITENGCCGRLGSVITDLALTPAARPEEEYCLYKKDGSCKKCLERCVNHAFGLDNGRVSFDRYKCNEQIYEKIIPEYPIGLGDTCGKCMCGVPCSFGIPGKK from the coding sequence ATGAACGAAAAAATAATCCGTCTGATTACGGAATATACTAAAGCCTATCCGGGAGTACGGCACACGGAAACAGCCTGGCGTGAGCCGGTCATTGGCTTTGCAGACGCGGACGATCCGCTGTTTGCAGAGCTCAAGAACATCATCGGGCCAAACCATGCCCTGCCCTCAGACATTGTCCCGGGCGCGAAATCTGTCATTGTCTTTTTTCTGCCCTTTGCAAAGGACATTGTAAAGAGCAACATTCCGGAGGAGGAAAGCTCCAGGGCATGGGACTACGCTTACATTGAGACCAACCAGCTCATCAATGACCTGAGTCAATACCTGTTTGATGCGATTACCGGAATGGGTTATCAGGCTTCCCTGCTGCCGCCCACCTATAACTATGACGCCGAAAAGCTCGTCAGCGACTGGTCGCACCGGAGTGTGGCCTACATTGCGGGCATCGGGAAGTTTGGCATTAACAATATGTTTATTACAGAAAACGGCTGCTGCGGCCGGCTGGGCAGCGTGATTACCGACCTGGCCTTAACGCCTGCGGCAAGGCCAGAGGAGGAATACTGTCTTTACAAAAAAGACGGCAGCTGCAAAAAATGCCTTGAAAGGTGTGTGAATCATGCTTTCGGCCTGGATAACGGCAGGGTGAGCTTTGACCGTTACAAGTGTAATGAACAGATTTATGAAAAAATCATACCGGAATACCCCATCGGTCTGGGCGATACCTGCGGAAAATGTATGTGCGGGGTTCCCTGTTCCTTTGGAATACCGGGAAAAAAATAA